AGAATTGAACCCAAAATATATTAGCATATATTAGCATCTAGTACTAGATAAGAATGTTATACAAGTTTTGAGAATAGCTTtgaagcagagaaatatttaatAGACTCCACATCGAGTAAATTTGCAACCGACTTGCTCGTGCTCGAGGTGCACGTATATTACATTATATTTGGTATTTTTATATAGCGCTAAACTCCATTCTATCTACAAGCTTGCTCAAAGCGCTTTGTTTTCCCCTCAAGCATTTGATATCAATATTTCTCTTGggaccatacaactcttgcagccacctGGCGCCCCGAGTTAAAGTGGCTTTGCCATCCTTACGAAGATCTCAGTCACAGCTGGTTGGACTAGGAGTGCATAGTTACAGTATTTTGTTCAAGTTAAagtgcacgttgctgtacccgctaTAAGTGATTGAATGCATTAATGTAGTCACCGTCTGCTCATTTACCTATGGATCCGTGGATTCCTTTAAGTACGCATGGGTATGTACTGTACACAAAGGGCTGTGACAATACTGAAAGAGTCTCTACACAAAGTtaactccaaggtttttacctTGTAGAGGCTTTCTTCAACAACATTTACAGCCACTTCCGCTAACTTGTATATTGTTGTCCAGTTTTCTGATTACATAGAGTGATTACGTGCTGAACAAATAGCCCTTGTTCCATGTCTGTGAGGTAAAATTCAATGTATGACACATGACGTAGAATAACCGTCAAGATTTTATGTCCGCTTCCCTTGTTATCTCGCAGTTGACGAGAACCGTGGTCCCATGGATGAACTATCGCTGGGCAACACCATGTGCTTGCACATGTGTCCATACAAACACTATACTGTCAATATAAACTGTACATGTGACTTGTTTCTTTTCAGGTGACAACTTTTTTGGGCGTTGgacggatgatgatgatggtgatgatgatgatgatgatgacaacgacgACCATACTCAAACTTAAACAGAAATTAATACAAACATGTCTCAGGCTATTCCTGCTAGTGCTTCTATAACCATTTGATAAAACGTATTTCAAGTCATACACAACTCTTTCGACCTGCTTTTGGATACTTTCATACCTCGAGTTTAATGTGAAGCCTGATATTTTAACGTATGTCTAGTAGCCTTTTCGCAGACACAGAAAAGCACACATGTGCGAAACAGCCAACACTGTTGCGAGACCTATATAACTGGTGTGGCACCCAACAGATCTAACCTCTCCCCTAGTCTAAACTTCATCACGAAATTGCTTCAAAAGACCAGCATAATATGGCCATTTGATCGATAGTCTGCGTTAAACCCCGTACAACCCTTTAAACATAGAAGCAATGGTTGTCCCAGCTGTTGGGCAAGTAGTTGCCTCCTCCAATGATGGTGATGTCGAATGCCTCCATCACTGTGCCTGATGCTTGTTTGATAAGATGTCCGACCTACGAGTTGACACTGCCTGTGTCACTGTTATTATGGACTGTCCTTCTCTCCTGCAAAATGATTGCTGACCTAACACCATGAGCCACTGACTGCTATTATTACATACCATTCCAAATAAGCAGGGGATActggatttacaagactgatataaaatgcaaatgatgaagccaagaaggaaacagatgatgaggaGAAACTGAGGGAAAATGAGACAGTCTACTCCATTTCTTTGGCAATGTTTCACCTATATGGCTATATATTACTATTACTCATATGCATTgtcattggctagtggtatgctcgccaaatggaatatcccctactttttaaatATTATATAATGTTCAGCTTTATATAGTGCCTATACCCAAACGTTGCTCAGGCGCAAGTCCTTGGTTGTTTACACCAGCAACAGATCTCCACTCCATGCTGGAATGTGTGAAAGGCTGTATGTGATCTGGAACTTCATTCCAGAGGACTTGTGCTACCTCATGTAAGCTCCTGTCACCACTGGAGTTGGTTGCTGAGAAGTGGGTTGTAGCGAGTCATGGATTCTCTGCATCATTTCTTATGGCGCTGACTTGACTGTCCTTCTCAAACCCATACTCACATAtaaaatgagtgaatttagttttacgctactcGATATATAAtactcgaatctggaccagacaacccagtgattaacagcatgagcgtaGACCTgcgaaactgggaaccgatgacatgtgcgaACCGGACATCCTAAATATGACTCGCAAGAACAATTTACCAAGTAGGataattttatttatgtatGGTATGACAAATGCTCAGCTGTCTATAGTATAGCATACGTATAGAAATGTTTAAACCTCAAATAACAAATTCAGCACTTGAAAAATATATCGGTCAAATATCTCGGCACACAATCTCCAGCACGGCTACTGTTGACTCTCGTCGAGTGATCAGCATTTATTTTTGTCATAATGAATTGGTATTATAATTTGGTCAATTTTGTTTGGGTGTTTCAATCAGGAAACACTAAAGTTCCAACAATTTCTAAAAGCATAGCAATTTATTTTTTGATTGGTTATAAGGGGAAACACTCTGAATCTGAACTGAAGGAGTAATAGAAACAAATCTCAAAACCTCTGTCCCAAAACCTGGAACTGAGGAACACTGAATCAAGAATTAATGATTGTGAAGGTTTTCAAGTACAATTTAACACAACTGCTGTAAAACAATAGTTACACATAACATTACTTATGCTGAGTGTCTGGGGTGTTTCTCTATGATCCAAATCCCACCAAGGATGAAGACAACAGCTAACTTACTAGTATATAAACCCCAGTGACCAAGGTAATAAGGCTTCCTACACCATCAGTTGTACACGATATTATGGATTACCTTCAAAACTTTTAACATTTGCCTGCTTCATGACAGAACATAGATCATGATATTTGGGAACATGGGATATATATCCAAATACTGGAAGTAGCTCTAAACGTGTAGGATGTAGAGTACATTCAAAATCAAAGCGACTGGATACAATTTCCTGACTACAAAGCACGTAGTAATGCAGGAAAGCGGAGGAACATATTTCGAAACAATGACACACTCGGATCCTGACAGTACCATACTATTCTGTATTGATGAAGATGCCGCACTACTTTGAACACATGAAAACACTAATCCATGTAATCCTGAAGGCAGGACCTAGGTCATACTGACTACGCCAAACGTGTGGTCAAAACAACATCCTACAAATACACTGGACTCTCTTTGTTGATCATTATTGTACCCTTGCATACAACAAACCCACCGTCACAAtggagaccatataatagatggaTTCTGGTCACAAAACACATGGAACACCGGATAAACACGGGACAGGCTCGAATTGACCAACAGGTTGTGTAAAATCTTATTGCCATATATTGATCTCCCTATAATAAATAAACAACTACTAATAAATAAACTCCCTTCTGGAAGCATCCAGTAAGTTGACAAATATGCGAAGGATAGCCGACTCCCCCCTGGTGCTCTGTACTGCCCAGCAAACCGCACCACGCAGTCCTTACCTCTGTCAGATTCAAGAAACGATTAATCTGTTGCTATGTCAACactttttgtaatttgtttcttttgttttcccTGTTTGGAAATATGTTCAGATGAAAATAGCACTTCAAGCACTTATATGTCGGTGTATGCCTTGGTATCTACTTAAACAAAGCCAGCATGAATGTCAGCACTGAGACCAACAGGAGGAGTAGAGATGGCCGGGAGACACAAGCGTCACAGCCAGCTGGTCTGTTGTGCGGAGAAATGGCGGGCGTTGCAATGGAGAATGTCTTTGGGTCAGTGGGGGAAGGGTACCGTTTTCCAGCATGTATTTCTTCATGCATTCTTTGAGATGATCTGTGTGGCCCTGAAACGGACTGTTCGTTTTGGTGGGAATGTACCCACTGACAGCTGCACACGAGATCCATGGCCAGAACTGACTTACCTTTCCCACACTCTTGAGGACGAAAAGTCCTGAACATCCTGTGTTCCCCAAGATATCTCACAGACCACTCTGCTAGCTGTTGTTCACTAAGCTGGTGTCATAAGGTGTGTGAAAACCTGGTGTCCCACCATGATGAGAATCAGTAGCTACCAAGATGACAACATGGGTTGTTCATTCATGACCATCGATGAGGGTTGCCAATCAGGTCATGATTTTTCATGAACTTTACTAGAAGGTAAGTAGCTGCAGAGCATAGTCAAACAAACTTGGGGTTCTGATTTGTTACGCTTTCAAACTAGATCATTGACGAGATTCACCATATTGTTTCCATGCATGGGTTCCTCTTCCACAATGTGTCTTCCAATTCAAAGTCAAATCTGTGTGGACTGGACTCTGCACTGAAATGCTGCTCTCATCTATGCTAAAAACAAGAACTTGTTAAACATGAAATCGATTTTCATTATTACAGTTACCTGTTATGCTCTGTGAGAGCCACACTGACACCTAAAGGAAGTCTTTTCGCTCTTTAGGGTTTTGCTGGGTTTTGTTCGTTTGCTGCACGAACGAACGCTGTCTATGGTACTGGTGGAACGTTGGTGGGCTGAAATACGTTTGGCGATGATGCACAAAATCTCACCACCATTTCAGGTGATTATTGGGATTGCAAGTGTCTTTGTGAAGAATGTCTTGTGAGAATGTTGGAGACTCTATACAGTGACATGTCTTCTTGGAACATATGCTCTTGATGCATGGCTTCCAAGAATGTGTCTTCTGAGGTGCAGGACTGATCAGTTGAGCAGAACTATGTCCGGCTTCTTCAGTGGCGTCAGGACTTGTTGAATCGTTGATGCCTTGAGACTCTGGGGAATCTTGGGCTTTTTAAAGGCGCCTTAGGCGTCTTAGTGGGGTTGATATTGCTCTTTCctgttttcttggtttcctCTTTTGAGGTgaatcagcagcagcagtagttgtagtagggTGGATCTGTGACCTCTAAATCTTTGGAGAACAATGGTAGGTTAAACTGAAGTTGAGCAGATGTCTAGCAGCTTCTTGATCATTGGTATTGAGAACAGTATGTAGGAACTTAGTGTGATTTGTCTCCCCTGCATTTTTAACTGCACACGTCTTTGTGATAAAGGTCTGGAGGAACTGTCAGAGTGGTAGTATGAATGTTCTTGGTTATCAGCCAATAGAGAGTCTCTTTACGTAAAAATACTTGCCAACTTGCGGGGTATCCCTCAATTTCTGCTCCATCACAAGGATTTCGTTTAATATAGTTGATCTGTTATATCTCACCTTGAGCCATCATGTTGTCGTTGATCTATGCCAGAAGTGATGTCATTTGACTGTGAAACCTTTGGACGAAGGAAAAAAGTAGATGGCCTGGAGATGCCATCTTCAATTCTAGCCCTGATTTGTTTAGATCTGCAGCTGCAACTGAACTTGATGCCTTGTACTGATCCTGGATTTCATCGAGAGGATCATTAGCACGAACTGTGACGTCATGGTTGTGTTCCTACTGAAGAGCATCTTGCACAGCTTGTTTGAACTGCACTGTCTTATGGAATGCTGTTCTTGGACATGGTCTTCATGGATGCCCACAGAAGGAAGTAGCAAACGCGGGCTGCTACAACTGTTGTAACAGCCGAAGATCACCATAGGTTTCACTGTCATCAGACACCCGTATGTCAGTAAAGACTGACAATATCCCTGGCATTACGGTGACAAAGAAGATTTTTGCTGCATGAACTGCCTTAAGATTAGTAGAAATACGATGCACTACAATCAGCACCAAGGATGGGGATTTTAGAATCAACATAGTTTGTCTTTTATATCTCACTTTGAGCCATCGTGTTGTCGTTGATCTATGTCAGAAGTGATGTCATTTGACTGTGAAGCCATTCGACGAAGGAAGAAGGTAGATGACCTGGAGATGTCATCTTCAACTCCAGTCCTGATTCGTTTAGATCTGTAACTGCAACTGAATGTCTTGAACTGATCCTGGGTTTTTTAGAGAGGATCATTAGTACGAACTGTGGCGTCATGGTTGTGTTCCTACTGAAGAGCATCTTGCACAGCTTGTTTGAACTGTACCGTCTTATGGAATGCTGTTCTTGGACATGGTCTTCATGGATGCCCACAGAAGGAAGCAGAAAACGCGGGCTGCTACAACTGTTGTAACAGCCGAAGGTCACCATAGGTTTTACTGTCATCAGACACCCGTATGTCAGAAAACACTGACAATATCCCTGGCATTACGGTGACAAAGAAGATTTTTGCTGCATGAACTGCCTTAAGATGTCATCGAGAAATTCAGATCTAGGTCCTGCAAAGTCGTCCCAAAACAATGCATGAACAAACACATTCTCGAAAACATACCATTTCCTGTTGATCCACACAAACTCACCAGTGCCCCACCCGCCCTCTCTCTGTCTACGTGCCCGTTGGTTAGCTCCCGCTTCTCGCCTCCCGCGACATCTCGTCAAGATGGCCACTCATTCGGTCACGTGGCAGATGATTACGTGACCGGAAATATCGTTATTTTGAAAGCCCCGCTAGGGTGACAAGGTTGCTAACTAATATTCATGCTTGTCTCAGTGTCGACATAACTATGTGAATTACTGATAAAGcagtgaaacatgaacaaatgtTTATCTCTGTATTTTGAACAATGTCTTGATTTTACCTGCAGAAGGATGCGAGATATTCATCAGCCGTGGATAAATTTGAATCCCCTTTGGATCCGTTCATTATACAGCTCTGCAGCGCTATTGTCGTCTCAGAACTTTCTACGCATTTAGTGTCCATATCTGAAATAGATCTCTATTTCATGACAGACAATCATGTTGATTTAGTACCAAGGAATAATGGCCAAAAGTTTTAAAGCACTGTCCCATCCTCCAGGTATGAAAAGACCACAGATAAAGGTTGATACAATGGTCATAACTCATCACAAGTTGTTGTTTCATTTAGAATGCATTTTAAGTAAATAGCAAATAAGTGAGCAGCAGTTAGTAGAAATACGATAACAGTGTACAAGAACACACATTTGTCAAGTTTACAAAAAGGAATAGTACACAGGTTCGATACATACAAGTTGGCAGTTGTGCTGGTGCCACAATGGCGTGTTAAGTAAACTTACCGTCGATGTTATCACACATGTAGTCTAAAGCCTGTTTTCTTTGGTCAAGGGATGGCATTATCTTTTGCCACTCAGATGGGGTGCAAGGGGAGATCTTCTTATATATACACTCATAGAAGTCAACGATTGCAGTCTTGGTTCTAGAAAGGTGTGTACATGCATTACTCAGCGAAGGCGGGAATGTGGAATGTAAGCAAAACATGTCCTTCACATTGAATCCTCTTAACACCGAGTGACACCCGAACAACCACGGACGAGACACTACAAACACCACCGCGCACGAGACCATACAGTCACCACCAAGGATCAGCCCCCACAATCATGGCCGATGATGAGGCCGTACAATGACCACCACGGACCAGACCATACAATCACCACCACGGACCAGACCATACAATCACTACCGAGGATGTGACCATACAATCACCACAAAGAACGAGACCCAGCACTCAGCACTAACGATGTAACCTACAATCAGCAACAAGGATGGGGCTATGCaatcaccaccaaacacaaagcCATACAATCACAACTAAGGACGAGACCATACAATCACCACTAAGGGTGTGACCATAAACGTATCACCAAGGATGTGACCCTACAATCGCCACAAGGATGTGATCATACAATCACCACCACGGAAAAGACCATACAGTCACCACCACAGATAAGAACATACAATCACCACCATGGACAAGACCATACAATTACCACTACGGACAAGACCATACAATCACCAACAAGGATGTAACCCTACAATCATCACCATGGACAAGATCATACACTCACCACCACGGACGAGACCATACATCACCAACAAGGACGTAACCCTACAATCACCACCATGGACAAGATCATACACTCACCACCACGGACGAGACCATACATCACCAACAAGGATGTAACCCTACAATCACCACCATGGACAAGATCATGCACTCACCACCACGGACGAGACCATACATCACCAACAAGGATGTAATCCTACAATCATCACCATGGACAAGATCATACACTCACCACCACGGACGAGACCATACATCACCAACAAGGATGTAACCCTACAATCACCACCATGGACAAGATCATACACTCACCACCACGGACGAGACCATACATCACCAACAAGGATGTAACCCTACAATCACCACCATGGACAAGATCATACACTCACCACCACGGACGAGACCATACACCACCATCAAGGATGTAATCCTACAATCACCACCATGGACAAGATCATACACTCACCACCACGGACGAGACCATACATCACCAACAAGGATGTAATCCTACAATCACCACCATGGACAAGACCATACACTCACCACCACGGACGAGACCATACATCACCATCAAGGATGTAACCCTACAATCACCACCATGGACAAGATCATGCACTCACCACCACGGACGAGACCATACATCACCAACAAGGATGTAACCCTACAATCACCACCATGGACAAGATCATACACTCACCACCACGGACGAGACCATACATCACCAACAAGGATGTAATCCTACAATCACCACCATGGACAAGATCATACACTCACCACCACGGACGAGACCATACATCACCAACAAGGATGTAACCCTACAATCACCACCATGGACAAGATCATACAATCACCACCACGGACCAGACCATACATCACCATCAAGGATGTGATCCTACAATCACCACCATGGACAAGATCATACAATGGCCACCACGGGCGAGACCATACATCACCACCAGGGACAAGAGCATGCAATCACGGACAAGACCATACAATCACCACCACGGACGAGACTATACAATCACCAGCACGGACAAGAGCATGCAATCACGGACAAGACCATACAATCACCACCACGGACGAGACTATACAATCACCAGCACGGACAAGAGCATACAATCACCACCACGGACAAGACCATGCAATCACCATCACTTATGTCACTTTACAATCACCGCTTAGCACGTGACCATACAAcctgtcatttcatgaaatttgaaTAAGTTAATATACAAAAGCGAATCACAGTTTCAACATCACTTGTTACGCCATGAAATTTCATGATTTCACattctgactgtaacatatataccacTGAAGACATGATAGATTTCAATTATTTCCGGTGTCCTGCACctttatatagctggaatactgcataTAGAGGCTTTAAACTAAAACTTCACTCATCGATTATTAGCGCAAAAAATGAAACGTACATACTTTGACTGGCAAAAAGAATCTGCTATGGCAGATTCCACATCAAGGCCTTTGCTCATATCAGTGAAAAGTCCAATCATAGACACTCCTTGTTGGATCAGCGTTGATGAGCACCCAGCGAGGTCTGGGGCAAAGTTAGGGCATGCTGAGGTGAAGTCCTGGCTTCTGCTGGACGGTATTGCCGAAACAAAAGCTGGAAGAGACAGTAGTAGAACAGGTTAGATTAGACTTGGCAGAGGCTACATCTTCATAACGGGTCTCAGTTTGGTGGCGTGATCACATTATGTACCCAAGTTGCAGTTAAGAGGTAGACGTTTTATAGATACCAACTGTGACTAAAGTAAGCCTGTTGAGTAAATGTGTTGCCTATTTGACTATTTACAAAGATTAATATTCAGTTTACATACGAAGCTGTTATCCTATCGATACGTCTTCTCGATTGCAGTCATGTTTAAAAGTAAATAACTCTCAATAATATCAACTATCAACTGAAGAATTGCCGCGAATTACCCAATCAAACTATAATTGTCGCGCATGCACACAAGGGCATATTTCATCTCCGAACGTTTTCTAAATATTTCCAAGATTTGTCTTGTTTTTCTTGGCAGCCACGGGTCAGCGCTTCAACCCACGAATGTGCAGAGCTACTTGTCCGACATGGTAAAGTCCTGGAACATCTTCCAAACCACCGTTATACTAATGTAATGACCAGGATGACAGTATTTGTGTGACTCTTTTATTCAGGATCTTTATCCAGAGACCGTCTGCATCCAAGATACATTAAAGATTGGATCAAACAACATCGATAGACATTGCAGGATTCTGTCATAGTGCCTACGGGTGTAATGTTCAAAGACATCATATGGTGGAATATTCCCGACAATGCCATAGACCATAGATTGGACTCCAGTCAGGATGCCTAAGCCAGATGATCAAGATTAAACACACATCAACGACAAGCTGTCATCGGGTTCACCATTCCAAATACATTCTGGAtatgaaaacacttctcctgTGTATCCAGCACTGGGCGCTACACCTGCCAAACTCCTCCATACTTGTCACTACGGACATTTCGTGGCACCAGTATTGCCGACATGGTCCTGGCTTCCAATCTCCTGTACTTGTTGGATGGTCAACCTTTACGTGTGGCTGTTTGATCAGTGATTCTCAGACAACGGGTGGGCAGAGGTCAGGTATTGTTACAAAGGACTTCAACATACTTCATAATAATTGAATACAAGTCTCTAGACGGAAGAAGAGTGAACTGACTAACTAACGCTTTCCCCACTAGGCcatgttcgctcgtcacgccaacgGCCCAGTTCGATTCTTCACAAAAGACATAAGTGTTTAATGTGTATTAAGGGTCGCTAAGCTTGGAAAATTTCATGTCCATTGGTTACAAGTATATGGACAATATGGACGTATGAAAAAGTCCTACACGGAGTAGGGTAGGTCCCTGATGGTAGTTCAGGATGGTTGACGGAGGGAAGACAAGAGTCAGTGGTAGAGTAGTAGAGATCAAGACAACGGCCATGTTTACAATTCTGGTTGCGGCATTTTGGTTGAAATAGTACAGGTTGattgtaaacatgtgacagaacgcatcGGGACTGagttgactgattgattgacccgctctgtcacttacatatattcagaagCCGAACGGCGATTCTGCATCATCAACGTAGTCGTGCGTGGGACAATGGACAcccgacaccccgactagccGCACAATCCATCTGCTTCTGTCGTTCCCTGACTGGTCTCCCTGACTGGTCACTCTGGTTCGTCTCGCTGGTTGGTCTCCTTGACTGACTGTATCAGTCAGGAATTTTtaatacacagggccattacgccacacTGCGTAAatgtcactggcccatgcacacgCACATAGTAAGATTCGCAGGGGTAAGGAGGTGTTaactgacatgtattgatagcgtttgagaattaagggtcctgcccggaggggaGGTCTATGATTAAAGAGGACACtccgaatgtttgctgaatgcATTACAAAGATGACAGAATTTAGGTGCACTTTGgacatatattgaaacaaatagatcgtttgaatGAAGTTTTAAAGAAACGTATTGAactgatttagtctatgacataTGTTTGGGTCTACCAAGATGTTGGGTGTATAGCTAGCTTtcttaacatttttcaaaccacGTTAAAAGTCAAGAGATCCGCTCATGGTCTGGGTATTGGTATTCTACACGTGTTAGCATcatataaacaacaatgaaTTGAACCAAAATACATTAACATCTAGAAATAGATAAGAATGTTATGCAAGTTTAGAGATTGGACTTGAAGCAGAGAAATTTTAATAGATTCTGCATCGTGTACATTAGCAACCCACTTTGCTCGTGCTTGAGGAGGGCGTATGTTATACAGAGTGTTATATATATAGCGCTAACGTCCATAACATGTACGCCCATGCTCAAAGTGATTCCTTTTTACCCCAATCATTGGATATCAGTAAAAATATTCCGAATACCTTacggatcatacaactcttgcagccacgtGGCGccccgagttaatgtggctttcccatccttacgaagTTCCCATTCACAGCTGGTTGGACCTGGAGTACATAGTTATAGTAATTTGTCCAAGTTTAACTGCACTTAGCTGCAAGCGCAACTATGTGTTTTgatttttacacccggtcactgGTGGGTTCGATCCCGGCCCCATACACTCGCTGGATCACAGCTCTTCCGACACGCCGCATGTGCAAGGCTAAATATTGATACCTATGCGCACACGTGATGGTTTCTTGCATATATTAAAATATAATGGTCTTATTCGTCGTGCAGGTATGTTTACCTTGTGCTATACGGAAATGTATAGAATTGCAATGTTACCTGCAATGAAGACGATGACAGTGCCGTGGAGCATGGTGTCGCCAGGTCGTAAACTGATAAAGAGTTTATGTTACGCAAGACGGACGCTTTTGTCAACCTTCCTTTTCGACTGTCTCTTATCAATATGAGCTGCACCTTTGTGCACAGGGGCTTTATCTTCCCAGAACCTTAGGCTCTTCTTAGAAACATCAACGGATTATTGCAGTAGTATACCAAATACGGATAAACCGATACATGCGTGTTGCAGGTCCTCTTTGTGTTCCGAGGTTACCAACAAGCAATCTTCAGATGGTTATTACACGTGATAGAAAAGTCACTTGATAACATGTTTCATCCAACCCGGTGTTTAATGGTATGTAGACAAGATTCAGAGGAGGCTCAGTGATGTGCgaccaaggccgacaactgAAAGCTGAACTCTCTCAGGCTTATCACCGAGCCTGGGTGCATGTTCCTATGGCCTTCATCAAGCATCTCACCCACTACATGTACTGACGATGCAACGCTGTTGTCAACGCTCAAGGAGGTCATACACGTTACTGACTTTCGGATCGCACTGTCACGCCATCTGTCGTCATTTTGACTTGCAATGATCAGAAATTCGCCTTTAAGTATTGATGATCAAACACGTCATTTTGACTTGCAATGATCAGAAATTCGCCTTTAAGTATTGATGATCAAACACGTCATTTTGACTTGCAATGATCAGAAATTCGCCTTTAAGTATTGATGATCAAACACGTCAATTTTGACTTGCAATGATCAGAAATTCGCCTTTAAGTATTGATGATCAAACACGTCAAGTTTAAAATCTTCCGACAGTTATTATGTTATGTGCATGTGTTTGAATTACACTGATTACCAATTTCAAAAACGGAGTTACGGGAGTTTTTGCGGTTCAGTGTACATACACACGCGCACACGACGCACAAGCGCGGACacgaacatacatacatacatgcacacagacagacatacagacatacaaacatacatacatacatacatacatacgtacgtacgtacgtacgtggcAGTGCTCTGAAACAAAAGTCTCCATATCAGATAATGAAAGTTTTTGTCACGAACCTGAAGCAgatatcagagtgagtgagcatagttttacGCTTCTTTTATCAAACGATAACGGACATGAC
This portion of the Haliotis asinina isolate JCU_RB_2024 chromosome 10, JCU_Hal_asi_v2, whole genome shotgun sequence genome encodes:
- the LOC137298340 gene encoding uncharacterized protein isoform X1 yields the protein MLHGTVIVFIAAFVSAIPSSRSQDFTSACPNFAPDLAGCSSTLIQQGVSMIGLFTDMSKGLDVESAIADSFCQSKTKTAIVDFYECIYKKISPCTPSEWQKIMPSLDQRKQALDYMCDNIDDMDTKCVESSETTIALQSCIMNGSKGDSNLSTADEYLASFCSVSQLSESCAKTAYGSCPKRTAEVVAEINKYSRPAGCDACVSRPSLLLLVSVLTFMLALLK